From a region of the Desulfovibrio legallii genome:
- a CDS encoding class I SAM-dependent methyltransferase: MTADAPLDALLARIRQDFDVDFEPLAVDDNTLHVLTIRNMPQYIDKLLQRKAVHNPLKDLPLWAKVWPGSFVLGRLLRKYAPESKSLLELGAGCGVLSLVAARYGFARMVVSDVVEDALRFARANALRNGLGERLEVTRVDVTAPGRDPRFAAGFDLMAASELLYLESLHRPLIKFVDRHLAPGGKALFCTDMARAQPHFAKLAAKTFTITEGHIGVTAHDEDGQDQRRLYSILILERP; encoded by the coding sequence ATGACCGCAGATGCACCCCTGGACGCCCTGCTCGCCCGCATCCGACAGGATTTTGATGTGGATTTTGAGCCCCTGGCAGTGGACGACAACACCCTGCACGTGCTCACTATACGCAACATGCCGCAATACATTGACAAACTTTTGCAGCGCAAGGCCGTTCACAATCCGCTCAAGGATCTACCCCTCTGGGCCAAGGTCTGGCCGGGCTCTTTTGTACTGGGTCGCCTGCTGCGCAAATACGCCCCGGAGAGCAAAAGTCTGCTGGAGCTGGGCGCGGGCTGCGGCGTGCTGAGCCTGGTGGCCGCGCGCTACGGCTTTGCGCGCATGGTGGTGAGCGACGTGGTGGAAGACGCCCTGCGCTTTGCCCGCGCCAACGCCCTGCGCAACGGCCTGGGCGAACGTCTTGAAGTGACCAGGGTGGACGTGACCGCGCCGGGGCGCGACCCGCGCTTTGCGGCGGGCTTTGACCTCATGGCGGCCTCGGAACTGCTCTATCTGGAGTCCCTGCACCGCCCCCTGATCAAATTTGTGGACCGCCACCTGGCCCCCGGCGGCAAGGCCCTGTTCTGCACGGACATGGCCCGCGCCCAACCGCACTTTGCCAAGCTGGCGGCCAAAACCTTCACGATCACTGAAGGTCACATCGGCGTCACTGCGCACGACGAAGACGGCCAGGACCAGCGCCGCCTGTACAGCATCCTCATTCTGGAGCGTCCATGA
- a CDS encoding HlyD family secretion protein — MQESVPLSMPLAVRSRPPLWLRLLPLWLVLLLAVGTVWWWVDSGRVESARAELDGMVLSVAPSYSARVLEVSVRPGQEVRQGALLARLDAADYNRRLGQAAREADDLRRMAGPPGREETAARLRDAEAAEKDMVRRLAQARHEEDMRQRQRQESVAAHVRAQLHLRGLDSQGGARVVGQNVYAAARRSEAETRDAMDRATAAFEEVSRIRAALDQELGRVRSELLRYKELTSRGRYRQPAGRDAPMPVPVAEATLRAPQDALVLRVLATPGQTAARDEPLVLLLPQGEAASGGLWLRAGFLPEDARRLKPGQPCDVRLEADGRILAGTVADLLPQKVAPAGDAAAPAAEPAFVKNNTALTYVRIRLDVADSSGLVPGMAARCSVRTRSLW; from the coding sequence ATGCAAGAATCTGTCCCTCTGTCCATGCCCCTTGCCGTGCGTTCCCGGCCGCCCCTCTGGCTGCGCCTGCTGCCCTTGTGGCTGGTGCTCTTGTTAGCGGTCGGCACGGTCTGGTGGTGGGTGGATTCGGGGCGGGTGGAAAGCGCCCGCGCCGAGCTGGACGGTATGGTGCTCAGCGTGGCCCCGTCCTACAGCGCCCGGGTGTTGGAGGTGAGCGTAAGGCCGGGGCAGGAAGTGCGCCAGGGCGCGCTGCTGGCGCGTTTGGACGCTGCGGACTACAACCGACGCCTGGGTCAGGCGGCGCGCGAGGCCGACGATCTGCGGCGCATGGCCGGTCCGCCCGGCAGGGAAGAAACCGCCGCACGCCTGCGGGACGCCGAAGCGGCGGAAAAGGATATGGTGCGCCGTCTGGCCCAGGCGCGGCATGAAGAGGATATGCGACAGCGACAGCGGCAGGAAAGCGTGGCTGCCCACGTGCGCGCCCAGCTCCATTTGCGCGGATTGGACAGTCAGGGCGGCGCGCGTGTGGTGGGGCAGAACGTCTATGCCGCAGCCCGGCGGTCCGAAGCCGAAACCCGCGACGCCATGGACCGGGCCACTGCCGCTTTTGAAGAAGTCAGCCGTATTCGCGCGGCCCTGGACCAGGAACTGGGGCGGGTGCGCAGCGAACTTCTGCGCTATAAGGAACTGACCTCGCGCGGGCGCTATAGGCAGCCGGCGGGGCGTGATGCGCCCATGCCCGTCCCTGTGGCGGAGGCAACCCTCCGCGCGCCGCAGGACGCGCTGGTTTTGCGCGTGCTGGCAACCCCCGGCCAGACAGCCGCGCGGGACGAACCCCTGGTGTTGCTGTTGCCGCAAGGGGAGGCGGCCAGCGGCGGCTTGTGGCTGCGGGCCGGCTTTTTGCCTGAAGACGCTCGCCGGCTTAAGCCCGGCCAGCCCTGTGACGTGCGCCTGGAGGCGGACGGCAGGATTCTTGCGGGCACAGTGGCAGACTTGCTGCCGCAGAAAGTAGCGCCGGCGGGCGACGCGGCTGCGCCCGCAGCAGAGCCCGCATTTGTAAAAAACAACACGGCGTTGACCTATGTGCGCATCCGTCTGGATGTTGCCGACAGCAGCGGACTTGTGCCGGGCATGGCTGCGCGCTGCAGCGTGCGCACTCGCAGCCTGTGGTGA
- a CDS encoding YcaO-like family protein, protein MNSLPRVTLTSCPKGYTRDLDKAMSPAQTIARVRQRLTASHLDVLSRTRRVDVGRLGIPVFLSECGADARRIMPTRKQMGKGSSPEQAEASALMELMERFAFFHFWQQRPQLRTATWSEAETLFGADLLPVEEMLRSVDETSLAPAAARRVLDCCAWQFYPATRLDNGATVWLPLDWFKLLGEFNGTSAGNTPEESLLQGLCELVERHVCCRVDRERPALPTIDPQSCLLDPVLGELLADFAQQGVRLLLKDFSLGMPVPTVAALAWDPTTFPQSSEIVFTAGTAASPAKAAVRAVTEVAQLAGDFCTNACYEASGLPKFTELAQTQWLQTGPTVALDSLPSVEHDDILEELRAALAGLAPTKVYAVETTHPRLGIPAHYSVAPGLAFRERDRNQCLGLFVGRKLVEEADEDTARQGLEVLASCYPDAHFLPFFEGQLALRAQNWEAASALFAAARPLQPDADARALATFYQGYAQTLAGHWQEAIPILAEAADLCPEMKEYANLLGVARFKTDDYSGAAQAFAAVLRVDKGSAVDLANLGLCEKFMGKTKEAREHLWAALELDPGLDFARNHLAELEGAQE, encoded by the coding sequence ATGAACAGCCTGCCCCGCGTTACCCTGACTTCCTGCCCCAAGGGCTACACCCGCGACCTGGACAAGGCCATGAGCCCGGCCCAGACCATAGCCCGCGTGCGGCAACGCCTGACGGCCTCGCATCTGGATGTGCTCAGCCGCACCCGGCGCGTGGATGTGGGCCGCCTGGGCATTCCTGTTTTTCTCAGCGAATGCGGCGCGGACGCCCGGCGCATCATGCCTACCCGTAAGCAGATGGGCAAGGGATCCTCGCCGGAGCAGGCCGAAGCCTCAGCCCTCATGGAACTGATGGAGCGCTTTGCCTTCTTCCACTTCTGGCAGCAACGCCCGCAGCTGCGCACCGCCACCTGGAGCGAGGCGGAAACGCTGTTCGGCGCGGACCTTTTGCCGGTGGAAGAAATGCTGCGTTCGGTGGACGAAACGAGCCTTGCGCCCGCGGCGGCCCGGCGCGTGCTGGACTGCTGCGCCTGGCAGTTCTACCCGGCCACCCGCCTCGACAACGGCGCCACAGTCTGGCTGCCCCTGGACTGGTTCAAACTGCTGGGCGAGTTCAACGGCACTTCGGCGGGCAACACGCCGGAGGAGTCGCTGTTGCAGGGGCTCTGCGAACTGGTGGAGCGACACGTCTGCTGCCGTGTAGACCGAGAGCGCCCCGCCCTGCCCACCATCGACCCCCAATCCTGCCTGCTGGACCCTGTGCTGGGCGAACTGCTGGCAGATTTCGCGCAACAGGGCGTGCGCCTGCTGCTCAAAGATTTTTCGCTGGGCATGCCCGTGCCCACAGTGGCCGCCCTGGCCTGGGATCCCACCACCTTTCCCCAAAGCTCCGAAATCGTCTTCACGGCGGGTACGGCGGCTTCTCCGGCCAAGGCTGCGGTGCGGGCCGTGACCGAGGTGGCGCAATTGGCTGGCGATTTCTGCACCAATGCCTGCTACGAGGCTTCCGGCCTGCCCAAATTTACCGAGCTTGCCCAGACCCAATGGCTGCAAACAGGCCCCACTGTGGCTCTCGACAGCCTGCCCAGCGTGGAGCATGACGATATTCTGGAGGAACTGCGCGCGGCCTTGGCCGGTCTTGCGCCCACCAAGGTCTACGCGGTGGAAACCACCCACCCCCGCCTGGGCATTCCCGCGCACTACAGCGTGGCCCCCGGCCTGGCCTTTCGCGAGCGGGATCGCAACCAGTGCCTGGGGCTGTTTGTAGGGCGCAAACTGGTGGAAGAGGCGGACGAAGATACGGCGCGGCAGGGGCTGGAAGTGCTGGCATCCTGCTATCCCGACGCGCATTTCCTGCCGTTTTTTGAAGGACAGCTGGCCCTGCGTGCCCAGAACTGGGAGGCGGCTTCGGCCCTTTTCGCCGCGGCCCGCCCCCTGCAGCCCGATGCCGACGCGCGCGCCTTGGCCACTTTTTACCAGGGCTATGCGCAGACCCTGGCCGGGCACTGGCAGGAAGCCATCCCCATTCTGGCCGAGGCTGCGGACCTCTGCCCGGAAATGAAGGAATACGCCAACCTGCTGGGTGTGGCCCGGTTCAAAACCGACGACTACAGCGGCGCGGCACAGGCCTTTGCCGCCGTGCTGCGGGTGGACAAGGGGTCTGCCGTGGACCTGGCCAATCTGGGACTGTGCGAAAAATTCATGGGCAAGACCAAAGAAGCCCGCGAACACCTCTGGGCCGCCCTGGAACTGGACCCTGGCCTGGATTTCGCCCGCAACCACCTGGCGGAACTGGAAGGCGCGCAAGAGTAG